A region of Paenibacillus sp. JNUCC-31 DNA encodes the following proteins:
- a CDS encoding histidine phosphatase family protein, with amino-acid sequence MTNEANTALYFVRHAESEYMEGRERERGLTEQGKRDAATVAGLLHREQIQLFYSSPYRRAVDTIHGLAEVSGGIVVTEEDLRERELSGSEVKHGHFREAKQRLYDDPAFAYSGGESGEVAGARAIAVIQRILDRHEGQKIVIGTHGDIMTLIFNYYDPSYGYDFWANTTMPDIYKLEFDREGRLVQITRLWDEHGEFL; translated from the coding sequence ATGACGAATGAAGCCAATACGGCTTTATATTTTGTAAGACACGCGGAGTCTGAATATATGGAAGGACGGGAACGCGAGAGAGGTCTGACGGAACAAGGCAAAAGGGATGCAGCAACCGTTGCGGGCCTGCTCCATCGGGAGCAAATCCAGTTGTTCTATTCCAGCCCCTACAGACGGGCCGTGGATACCATTCATGGATTGGCCGAAGTGTCAGGCGGCATTGTGGTCACTGAAGAAGATCTGCGTGAGCGGGAGCTGTCAGGTTCTGAAGTGAAGCATGGACATTTTCGGGAAGCCAAACAAAGGCTTTATGATGATCCTGCATTTGCCTATTCAGGTGGAGAATCTGGCGAAGTAGCTGGGGCACGGGCAATCGCTGTTATACAGCGAATTCTGGATAGGCATGAGGGACAAAAAATAGTGATTGGCACCCATGGAGATATCATGACCCTGATTTTCAATTACTATGATCCATCCTATGGTTATGACTTCTGGGCAAATACAACGATGCCGGACATCTACAAGCTGGAGTTTGATCGTGAAGGCAGGCTGGTTCAGATAACACGATTGTGGGATGAACACGGGGAGTTTCTGTGA
- a CDS encoding class I SAM-dependent methyltransferase has protein sequence MLNLKLIGSVLEQQIRFNDNKSLFYNGGKSTLGPSPRTLCWLMKYRAQVAKALERIFTDGLLNHFTIKLAEQGIRHFLQVNQFMQFTSKDKLQLAALYKDQFMRIWSLLQNERAGEEVLQQFFQKHYQQLKTFLIQTNGEGLFKKYTMDPHLFWVPCEEYSANLQVAWLGLDIEHLHQPVLDLGCGPQANLVHFLRNKKIEAYGMDRQVEESEEWPFLRRMGWMEASFEQGQWGTIISHLAFSNHFTHHHLKADGEPEAYAQKYMELLRSLKPGGSFFYAPSVPFIESFVDQLPQYFVCRTWITPTQQMTRITRLD, from the coding sequence ATGTTGAACCTCAAGTTGATAGGGTCCGTTTTGGAGCAACAAATCCGTTTTAATGACAATAAAAGTTTATTTTATAATGGGGGCAAGTCTACATTAGGGCCATCTCCGCGAACGTTGTGCTGGCTAATGAAATATCGCGCTCAAGTTGCAAAAGCATTAGAACGTATTTTTACAGATGGATTATTAAATCATTTTACAATTAAACTAGCAGAGCAAGGAATCCGTCATTTTCTCCAGGTGAACCAGTTTATGCAGTTTACGAGCAAAGACAAGCTGCAATTGGCGGCATTATATAAAGATCAATTTATGCGGATCTGGTCTCTTTTGCAGAATGAGAGGGCAGGGGAAGAGGTATTACAGCAATTTTTCCAGAAGCATTATCAACAGTTAAAAACATTTCTAATACAGACTAACGGCGAGGGCTTGTTTAAAAAATATACAATGGATCCACATCTGTTCTGGGTGCCGTGTGAGGAGTATTCGGCGAATCTGCAGGTAGCCTGGCTCGGCTTGGACATAGAGCACCTGCATCAACCGGTGCTTGATCTTGGCTGCGGTCCGCAGGCCAATTTGGTCCATTTTTTACGTAATAAAAAAATAGAAGCTTATGGGATGGACAGACAGGTGGAGGAATCGGAAGAGTGGCCGTTTTTACGACGCATGGGTTGGATGGAAGCTTCATTTGAACAGGGACAGTGGGGGACGATAATATCCCATTTGGCATTCTCCAACCATTTTACACATCATCATCTCAAGGCAGACGGCGAACCGGAAGCATACGCTCAGAAATATATGGAGTTATTGAGATCGCTAAAACCAGGAGGTTCATTCTTCTATGCGCCGAGTGTTCCTTTCATAGAGTCATTCGTAGATCAACTGCCGCAGTACTTTGTATGTCGAACTTGGATAACACCAACACAGCAAATGACGCGAATTACGCGACTGGACTAG
- a CDS encoding 3'-5' exonuclease — translation MKITFMPNTYTVEELKVSHLQDRMYCIFDLEGTGINPAEESVTQFGAMNYKKGESLDSSFTSLACAFKPIPEAVAKLTGISNEDMIQAPSFAEAYQAFLEFIGDKVLVTQAGYEYDLPMLKRHCDMNGLLMFTNPVLDTKAMFTYIHPEISEIISTDFLIRYYDLNTEGVHRHNALADCGVIARIFEHVLNEYQALSLNHFTADGGSVMKRFVIPEMYLTAPIVGEKPDE, via the coding sequence ATGAAGATTACGTTTATGCCTAATACGTACACTGTTGAAGAGCTAAAAGTCTCTCACTTGCAAGATAGGATGTACTGCATATTTGATCTTGAGGGCACAGGGATTAATCCGGCAGAGGAGAGTGTGACCCAATTCGGTGCAATGAACTACAAAAAAGGAGAATCATTAGATTCATCGTTCACTTCACTTGCATGTGCCTTTAAACCGATTCCGGAAGCGGTCGCGAAGTTAACGGGCATTTCAAATGAAGATATGATCCAGGCCCCCTCATTTGCAGAAGCATACCAGGCTTTTCTGGAATTCATCGGGGATAAGGTGTTAGTAACACAGGCGGGTTATGAGTATGATTTGCCCATGTTGAAACGTCACTGTGATATGAATGGGCTGCTTATGTTTACCAATCCGGTTTTGGATACAAAAGCGATGTTTACTTATATTCATCCTGAAATCTCCGAGATCATCTCTACCGATTTCCTGATCCGTTATTACGACTTGAACACAGAAGGGGTTCACAGGCACAATGCCTTGGCCGATTGTGGTGTCATTGCTCGTATTTTTGAACATGTTCTGAATGAATATCAGGCACTTTCATTGAATCATTTTACGGCGGATGGGGGAAGCGTGATGAAGCGTTTTGTGATTCCTGAGATGTATTTGACAGCACCGATTGTAGGAGAGAAGCCAGATGAGTAG
- a CDS encoding ABC transporter substrate-binding protein, with the protein MVRFSKGFKGWTIILLLMVVVITGCSASSESKVEQDPASGAGASGENTSETTEKEAETRVVQDEFGDVTIPVHPQRIAGIYVEDYLKALDITPVVQWYNPMWGVQEYLDLDVPRFDLTGSIEALLQYDPDLIIVDGVDAGTYEMYSKVAPTYRLPEEILQDSNQILTTIADVVGKPEKGAEVVAEFEGKIADAKSKLQEAIGNETVAVVRLNVTEKTLALFGVKNRLAGFIYSDVGLTPHPLAANMKEYQELLSEEAIPELDADHIIVFPSNGNWSSKENEAAIKVLDGKLWQSLPAVKNKHVYMMERSHWQSGAVIANSMKIDDLLQKMTP; encoded by the coding sequence ATGGTAAGATTCAGTAAAGGGTTTAAAGGGTGGACGATCATATTGTTACTCATGGTTGTAGTTATAACGGGCTGTAGTGCAAGTTCGGAGTCGAAGGTAGAGCAGGATCCTGCATCCGGGGCTGGAGCTTCAGGTGAAAATACATCTGAAACAACAGAAAAAGAAGCAGAGACGCGTGTTGTTCAGGATGAATTCGGCGATGTGACGATCCCGGTGCATCCGCAGCGGATTGCTGGTATCTATGTGGAAGATTATCTCAAGGCTCTTGATATCACGCCTGTAGTACAGTGGTATAATCCGATGTGGGGCGTACAGGAATATCTGGATCTGGATGTGCCACGGTTCGATTTGACCGGGAGTATTGAAGCGTTGCTTCAATATGATCCGGATCTAATCATTGTGGATGGAGTGGATGCAGGGACATATGAGATGTACTCCAAGGTAGCACCGACGTATCGTTTGCCTGAGGAAATTTTGCAGGATTCCAATCAGATCTTGACAACCATTGCCGATGTTGTCGGTAAACCGGAAAAGGGTGCAGAAGTTGTGGCTGAATTTGAAGGCAAGATTGCAGATGCCAAGTCAAAGCTACAAGAAGCGATTGGAAATGAGACAGTAGCTGTTGTACGCCTGAATGTGACTGAGAAGACGTTAGCTTTGTTTGGCGTGAAGAATCGTCTTGCAGGATTTATCTATTCAGATGTTGGATTAACACCTCATCCGTTGGCAGCTAACATGAAGGAATATCAGGAGTTACTGTCAGAAGAGGCGATTCCGGAGCTGGATGCAGACCACATTATTGTGTTCCCTTCCAATGGAAATTGGTCTTCCAAAGAGAACGAGGCGGCCATCAAAGTATTGGACGGAAAGTTGTGGCAGTCGCTTCCGGCCGTTAAAAACAAACATGTGTACATGATGGAAAGATCACACTGGCAATCGGGAGCCGTCATAGCGAATTCAATGAAGATTGATGATCTCTTGCAAAAAATGACTCCATAA
- a CDS encoding AraC family transcriptional regulator has protein sequence MEKGMIIFVPVGKSIVIEDSTGTENELQFYKLDLTVAEVKEDTSNCMNRRDTTEHHRFLKGIDIQGSLSLIELNYSPWSSCLEPLAQILRQQTACDWLEQWEVQLRFQEWFRILLRQSDPETEEPNDRVRLQSSIRYIHEYYNQAITVDDLAADIRLTRASYTRQFKESTGKLPLDYVNAVRLERSKQLLQLTDDRLHDIAQNVGFNNEYYFGRRFKQYAGISPGLYRRHHRQDARVFAPYLEDFVLALGVRPMLQYSHRSWGRQHYLGLEDVPEFDVTQLDAGFNETNVPEFIMLNGGYERWNLERFEQVAPTFYVDHQGEDWRSILKSTADVLGKVSRVQDVIGDYEEKAQEAKKRLARVMRGQTVAFLRISASEIILYGNQYGYVGPVLYQDLGLTPHVRVQQWVSQNRRVGIGLKQLCQLEADHLFITFDKADSGHPGEERKLLQRDEWKRIPAVKSGHVYEVDFMTWMNYGVLSHGKKIDDILRFMA, from the coding sequence ATGGAAAAAGGAATGATTATATTTGTTCCCGTTGGAAAATCCATTGTAATTGAAGATTCTACTGGAACAGAAAATGAATTGCAATTTTATAAACTGGATCTGACGGTGGCTGAGGTGAAAGAGGATACTTCGAACTGTATGAATAGGAGAGACACGACTGAGCACCATAGATTTCTTAAAGGGATAGATATCCAAGGATCATTATCTCTTATCGAGCTAAATTACAGTCCGTGGAGTTCCTGTTTGGAACCCTTGGCACAGATATTACGCCAACAGACAGCTTGTGATTGGCTGGAACAGTGGGAGGTACAACTACGCTTCCAGGAATGGTTCAGGATCTTGCTTCGGCAAAGTGATCCCGAGACCGAGGAACCGAATGACCGCGTACGGCTTCAAAGTTCCATTCGTTATATTCACGAATACTATAATCAGGCCATAACGGTTGACGATTTAGCGGCTGATATCCGGCTAACCAGGGCCAGTTATACTCGGCAATTCAAAGAAAGTACGGGTAAGCTTCCGCTTGACTATGTGAATGCTGTTCGATTGGAACGCTCCAAACAGCTATTGCAACTAACGGATGATCGTCTGCATGATATTGCTCAGAATGTGGGATTTAATAACGAGTATTATTTCGGCCGTCGCTTTAAGCAGTATGCTGGCATTTCACCAGGATTGTATCGGCGTCATCATCGTCAAGACGCGCGTGTATTTGCACCTTATCTGGAAGACTTCGTACTGGCCCTTGGAGTAAGGCCGATGTTGCAATATTCCCATCGTTCCTGGGGCAGACAACACTATTTGGGATTGGAAGATGTTCCTGAATTCGATGTTACTCAGTTGGATGCAGGGTTTAATGAGACGAATGTCCCCGAGTTTATTATGCTGAACGGCGGATACGAACGCTGGAACTTGGAGCGGTTTGAACAAGTAGCACCTACGTTTTATGTGGATCATCAGGGTGAGGACTGGCGTTCTATTTTGAAATCCACAGCGGATGTGCTGGGTAAAGTAAGCCGGGTGCAGGATGTAATAGGTGACTATGAGGAAAAGGCGCAGGAAGCCAAGAAACGATTGGCCCGTGTTATGCGTGGACAAACGGTTGCTTTTTTGCGAATTTCAGCATCGGAAATTATACTTTACGGAAACCAATATGGTTACGTGGGGCCAGTACTTTATCAGGATCTCGGATTAACCCCGCATGTTCGAGTTCAGCAATGGGTGAGTCAAAACCGAAGAGTCGGCATTGGGCTAAAGCAGTTATGTCAGCTTGAGGCGGATCATCTCTTTATTACATTTGACAAGGCGGATTCTGGCCATCCCGGAGAAGAGCGAAAGCTCTTGCAAAGAGATGAGTGGAAACGGATTCCAGCCGTGAAAAGCGGTCACGTATATGAGGTGGATTTTATGACTTGGATGAACTATGGTGTCCTATCTCATGGGAAAAAGATCGACGATATACTGCGGTTTATGGCTTGA
- a CDS encoding VOC family protein, with the protein MFTQVGQIMLYVNDQDKALQFWTEKAGFHVVSEVNGDGMRWIEIAPVKGAQTTIILHDKEFVAKMSPELNLGTPSLMLFTDNLDQLYTHLSDKEVTVGEIVTMPGGRVFNFADPENNYFAVMEKK; encoded by the coding sequence ATGTTTACTCAAGTCGGCCAAATTATGTTGTATGTAAACGATCAGGACAAGGCTCTTCAATTTTGGACGGAAAAAGCAGGTTTTCATGTTGTTTCCGAAGTCAATGGGGATGGCATGCGCTGGATCGAGATTGCTCCTGTGAAGGGTGCCCAAACCACTATCATCCTGCACGACAAGGAATTTGTCGCCAAAATGTCCCCTGAATTGAATCTGGGCACACCTTCTCTTATGCTTTTCACAGATAACCTGGATCAACTTTACACTCACTTATCGGATAAAGAAGTCACCGTCGGCGAGATTGTAACGATGCCTGGCGGAAGAGTATTTAACTTTGCAGATCCTGAGAACAATTACTTCGCTGTCATGGAGAAAAAGTAA
- a CDS encoding putative PEP-binding protein: MTKRVVLLEEGTAEMKGLIGSKGAGLAALLQAGWPVPAGFIVTKEGCRGFCTRLAHLSTEGAQEINSAIQHLEKQSGKCFGDSLEPLLLSVRSSETCSRDMASHALLHVGLNDVTVEGLARQTNDRPYALNCYRMLLEDYGQLVHDIPYALFEEKWGDISILDEAKLEFAIAEYKHLIEERGHYPFPQDVQLQLKEAMRVVSESQRVLRANSQQELLRKSSHFSEETQGAAVLIQVMVNGERGEHSGIGTVYSRHPGTGERGMTGDYISSAISGGSNEGLDRLRRGDPKLYGLLQDACSDLESRTKEVQEIQFVVNSGTLYLVEISQTRLTSQATLRSTVDLVDEGVLTKEDAILRIQPFHVKEMLQASSTLSPELQLLLEWADEMKGLTILSNVDHPKDAMKARLFGAEGIGLCRTEQLLLSASRFPFVQKMILADSEAERKRGLERLLPMQQADFEQLFESMDGYPVTIRLLDPPLHELLPDIERLREQREQWSLRNGEEENTAEVQELDRVIRRVLELHEQYPLLGQRDCRLGTVFPEVYDMQLEAIFRAAVKGIRQGLWVRPEIMIPLVGHANELQDMRELVDHVADQVLGEEKRHCLYRVGARIEVPRAALTAAQIARHADFFSFGTDDLTQMTFGYSRHNTEKSSLHFAEQQRLLPSNPFQVLDIDGVGQLVEMALVQGRVRKPHLKAGICGENAADLASIAFCHRIGLDYVSCLPEQVPLARIAAAQAAILAQKQDHYKNRQGRNISTIA; this comes from the coding sequence ATGACAAAACGGGTAGTTCTATTGGAAGAAGGTACGGCAGAGATGAAAGGGCTGATAGGTAGTAAAGGGGCTGGACTTGCAGCGTTGCTACAGGCGGGTTGGCCCGTTCCGGCCGGGTTCATTGTAACAAAGGAAGGCTGTCGCGGCTTCTGTACCCGTCTTGCACATCTTTCAACTGAAGGAGCCCAAGAGATTAACAGCGCAATTCAGCATCTTGAGAAGCAATCCGGCAAATGTTTCGGCGATTCTTTAGAACCACTGCTGCTTTCCGTCCGGTCAAGTGAAACGTGTTCCCGTGATATGGCTTCCCATGCTTTGCTTCATGTTGGACTGAATGATGTAACGGTGGAGGGACTCGCCAGGCAAACGAATGATCGTCCGTATGCCCTTAATTGTTATCGAATGTTATTGGAGGATTATGGTCAGCTGGTACACGACATTCCGTATGCCCTGTTTGAAGAAAAATGGGGAGACATCTCGATACTGGATGAAGCGAAGCTAGAATTCGCCATCGCGGAATATAAACACTTAATAGAAGAAAGAGGACATTATCCTTTCCCCCAGGATGTGCAGTTACAGTTAAAAGAAGCGATGCGAGTAGTTTCTGAGTCACAGCGTGTCCTACGCGCCAACTCCCAACAAGAGCTTCTTCGCAAATCTTCTCATTTCTCCGAAGAAACTCAAGGAGCAGCTGTTCTTATACAGGTGATGGTTAATGGCGAGCGTGGTGAACACAGCGGGATCGGCACTGTATATTCCCGTCATCCGGGTACCGGGGAACGAGGCATGACAGGTGATTATATTTCATCTGCTATTTCCGGGGGTTCGAATGAAGGACTGGATCGGTTGCGGAGAGGAGACCCTAAACTGTATGGTCTTCTGCAGGATGCTTGCAGTGATCTGGAGTCCCGCACGAAAGAGGTACAGGAAATCCAGTTTGTTGTGAATTCAGGGACCCTGTATCTTGTTGAAATCAGTCAAACGAGATTAACCTCACAGGCGACGCTGAGGAGTACTGTAGATCTCGTGGATGAAGGGGTCCTCACCAAAGAGGATGCAATATTGCGTATACAGCCTTTTCATGTGAAGGAAATGCTGCAGGCCTCTTCAACTTTATCACCGGAGCTGCAGCTTCTGCTCGAATGGGCTGATGAAATGAAGGGGCTTACAATCCTGTCGAATGTAGATCATCCCAAGGACGCCATGAAGGCACGCTTATTCGGGGCCGAGGGCATTGGATTGTGTCGGACAGAACAGCTGTTGTTGTCTGCTTCAAGATTTCCTTTTGTACAGAAAATGATTCTGGCAGACAGTGAAGCTGAGCGCAAACGAGGACTGGAACGTCTGCTGCCGATGCAACAGGCTGATTTTGAACAACTCTTCGAATCGATGGATGGTTATCCGGTAACAATTCGATTGCTCGATCCACCGCTCCATGAGCTGCTGCCAGATATTGAAAGATTAAGAGAACAGCGTGAACAGTGGTCTCTCAGGAATGGGGAGGAGGAGAACACCGCCGAAGTGCAGGAGCTTGATCGTGTAATCCGCAGAGTGCTGGAATTGCATGAACAATATCCGTTGCTAGGACAACGGGATTGTCGACTGGGAACCGTGTTCCCGGAAGTATATGATATGCAGCTTGAAGCAATCTTCCGTGCAGCGGTGAAGGGCATTCGCCAAGGGCTGTGGGTGCGGCCCGAGATTATGATTCCTTTGGTGGGGCATGCCAATGAACTTCAGGATATGAGAGAGCTGGTGGATCATGTAGCGGACCAGGTACTTGGAGAGGAGAAGCGTCACTGTCTTTACAGAGTGGGTGCGCGAATAGAAGTTCCACGAGCAGCACTGACCGCAGCGCAGATCGCCCGTCATGCCGACTTCTTCTCATTTGGCACCGATGACCTGACACAGATGACGTTTGGTTACAGTCGTCACAATACGGAGAAGTCATCCCTTCATTTTGCCGAGCAGCAACGCTTACTGCCCAGCAATCCATTTCAGGTACTGGATATTGACGGAGTGGGGCAATTAGTGGAGATGGCCCTCGTTCAGGGCCGAGTTCGGAAACCGCATCTAAAAGCAGGCATCTGTGGTGAGAATGCAGCCGATCTGGCTTCCATTGCTTTTTGCCACCGTATTGGTCTGGATTATGTAAGCTGTCTGCCAGAACAAGTGCCGCTTGCCCGTATCGCTGCCGCACAGGCGGCAATCCTCGCCCAGAAGCAGGATCACTACAAAAACAGACAGGGCAGAAATATATCGACGATTGCGTAA
- a CDS encoding LTA synthase family protein gives MFNSRNERTSSRTLFVVLFILMLLKLSLLRYFFFQGLSGIGFVTDALGALTVVCILDLIVPKGWKRPVYAGFNVLFSLVLFAATLYNVHFSSVPTYTALSELGQVAQVRGSIGPLVRPEHFLFFVDIVLALPIWFILRSRRASARNSSYSDTGLHFGKSRRRYWGKLGVALTAAFCIVLSGSFIVKGETIDNELVRAENLGFLNYQVSSAILTSKENEAIANGNINETIDKINQLVSKYPYQDKSSQGTSIKTKYFGQAKGSNLIVLQLESFQNFPMNASLDGQVLTPVLNDLAKESYYFSHFFQQIGQGNTSDAEFMSNTSIYPTGVVPMSAGYSDRDLPSLPKLLGKEGYESETFHVNDVTFWNRNKMYPALGFNRYFDKPSFENDKFNDFGPSDEELYRVGVEKMVAHQAANQPFYAQFITASSHSPFTVPADRARITIPATITNTLLHDYLQAINYTDYAVGQLINELKANGLWDNTTLVIYGDHFGLPANDEITQQIQTNLNVPYDGNVSRFNIPLLIHTPKQTKGQVIEQPGGQLDILPTVMNLMGVSLKEEKFTAFGHDLLNMDHNAFGIRYYLPTGSFVNNDIMFIPGAGFDDGTAYSLKTYEPVTDLEPYRSDYEHVLSLMKLSDEYVKLLPKRAP, from the coding sequence ATGTTTAATTCCAGAAATGAGCGGACCTCATCACGAACCTTGTTTGTCGTGTTATTCATTCTTATGCTGCTGAAGCTGTCGCTTTTGCGGTATTTCTTTTTCCAGGGTCTGTCCGGCATAGGTTTTGTTACTGACGCATTGGGGGCCCTGACAGTGGTATGCATCCTCGATCTGATCGTGCCAAAAGGCTGGAAGCGTCCAGTGTATGCAGGTTTTAATGTGTTGTTCTCCCTGGTATTGTTCGCGGCGACACTCTATAACGTACATTTCAGTTCGGTTCCCACATATACGGCACTCAGTGAACTGGGCCAAGTCGCCCAAGTGAGGGGTAGTATCGGACCATTGGTAAGACCTGAGCACTTCCTGTTTTTTGTGGATATCGTACTGGCTCTGCCGATATGGTTTATCTTGCGCAGTCGTCGTGCCTCAGCTCGTAACAGCAGCTATAGCGACACTGGACTTCATTTTGGCAAAAGTCGGAGACGATATTGGGGGAAGTTGGGTGTAGCCCTTACGGCTGCATTTTGCATCGTGCTGTCAGGCAGCTTCATTGTCAAAGGGGAAACGATTGATAATGAACTCGTTCGCGCCGAAAATCTCGGTTTCCTGAATTATCAGGTGTCATCGGCGATTCTGACGAGTAAAGAGAATGAAGCCATTGCGAATGGCAATATTAACGAAACCATCGACAAGATTAATCAACTGGTTAGCAAGTATCCGTATCAGGATAAATCGAGTCAGGGCACGTCTATCAAAACCAAATATTTTGGTCAGGCCAAAGGAAGCAATTTGATTGTCCTCCAACTGGAGTCATTTCAAAACTTCCCGATGAATGCTTCACTCGACGGTCAGGTATTAACCCCGGTTCTGAATGATCTGGCAAAAGAAAGCTATTATTTCTCTCATTTTTTCCAACAGATCGGACAGGGAAACACGTCGGATGCCGAGTTTATGTCGAACACATCCATCTATCCAACCGGCGTTGTGCCAATGTCAGCAGGGTATAGTGACCGTGATTTGCCAAGTCTTCCAAAATTGCTTGGGAAAGAAGGCTATGAGTCAGAAACGTTCCACGTCAATGACGTCACCTTCTGGAACCGGAACAAAATGTATCCGGCGCTTGGATTCAACCGGTACTTCGACAAGCCTAGCTTCGAGAATGATAAGTTCAATGATTTTGGACCATCGGATGAGGAATTATATCGTGTAGGTGTGGAAAAAATGGTCGCGCATCAGGCTGCGAATCAGCCGTTCTATGCTCAGTTCATTACGGCATCCAGCCATTCTCCGTTTACGGTTCCTGCGGACCGCGCGAGAATCACCATACCGGCCACAATCACCAACACGTTGCTGCATGATTATCTGCAAGCGATCAATTATACAGATTATGCGGTAGGTCAGCTGATCAATGAACTCAAGGCAAACGGGTTATGGGATAACACAACACTCGTTATATATGGTGACCATTTCGGTCTGCCGGCAAACGATGAGATTACTCAGCAGATCCAAACCAACCTCAATGTTCCTTATGACGGTAATGTTAGTCGTTTCAACATCCCGCTGTTGATTCACACGCCGAAACAGACGAAAGGTCAAGTCATTGAACAGCCTGGAGGTCAGTTGGATATTCTGCCAACGGTGATGAACCTGATGGGGGTATCTTTGAAGGAAGAGAAATTCACAGCGTTTGGACACGATTTGCTTAACATGGACCACAATGCATTCGGTATTCGGTATTACTTGCCGACAGGCTCATTTGTGAATAATGACATTATGTTTATTCCGGGTGCAGGCTTTGATGATGGAACAGCCTACTCGTTAAAAACGTATGAACCCGTCACGGATTTGGAGCCGTACCGTTCCGATTACGAGCACGTGCTCAGCTTGATGAAGCTGTCTGACGAGTATGTAAAGCTCCTGCCCAAGCGAGCACCATAA
- a CDS encoding LLM class flavin-dependent oxidoreductase has protein sequence MKLSVLEHGHINEGRTVQDTLQETVTLAKHADELGFSRFWMSEHHGSGALSFSSPEVMIAHVAAHTDRIRVGSGGVMLPHYSAYKVAENFRLLEALHPGRIDLGIGRAPGGMPIASRALNEGKSSNVQFFPQQIADLGGYFHEQLPEDHRFASLVAGPSVPTVPEVWLLGSSSEGARIAAAQGTAYAFAQFFGTPGGEEAMKHYRRHFKPSILNDKPHSMIAVSAFCAETEEAATELARSNELFFLRLGRGLEQNSFPSLETVNNYPFTAMEMEQIRQRRSFSIVGTPDQVKDKITAMAERYEADEVIIASAIHSFDDRLRSFSLIAEAFGLKQD, from the coding sequence ATGAAACTTAGTGTACTTGAACATGGACATATTAATGAAGGGCGGACGGTACAGGATACTCTTCAGGAGACTGTAACTCTCGCTAAACATGCAGATGAGCTGGGCTTCTCCCGCTTCTGGATGTCGGAGCATCACGGCAGCGGGGCACTGTCATTTTCCAGTCCGGAAGTTATGATAGCACACGTTGCAGCACATACAGATCGGATTCGGGTAGGTTCAGGTGGCGTGATGCTGCCTCATTACAGTGCATATAAAGTCGCCGAGAATTTCCGTTTGCTGGAGGCGCTGCACCCTGGACGGATTGACCTTGGAATTGGCAGAGCACCAGGTGGTATGCCAATTGCCAGCAGGGCTCTGAATGAAGGAAAGTCATCGAATGTGCAATTTTTCCCGCAGCAAATTGCCGATTTGGGTGGGTATTTTCATGAACAGCTGCCGGAGGATCATCGGTTTGCTTCCCTGGTCGCGGGACCATCCGTACCCACCGTTCCGGAAGTTTGGCTGCTCGGTTCCAGTTCCGAAGGTGCGCGAATTGCGGCGGCACAAGGGACCGCTTATGCGTTTGCCCAATTTTTCGGAACGCCGGGTGGGGAGGAAGCGATGAAGCATTATCGCAGACATTTCAAGCCATCCATCCTGAATGATAAACCTCATTCCATGATTGCGGTGTCGGCATTCTGTGCAGAGACCGAGGAGGCGGCCACTGAACTGGCTCGCAGCAATGAGTTATTCTTCCTGCGGCTTGGCCGGGGGCTGGAGCAGAACTCATTCCCATCCCTGGAAACGGTGAACAACTATCCATTTACGGCCATGGAGATGGAACAGATCCGTCAACGCCGTTCTTTTTCCATCGTGGGTACACCGGATCAGGTGAAGGACAAAATTACGGCAATGGCTGAACGCTATGAAGCGGATGAAGTTATTATTGCATCAGCAATTCACTCCTTTGATGATCGTTTGCGTTCATTCAGTCTGATCGCGGAAGCCTTTGGTTTAAAGCAGGATTAA